The sequence below is a genomic window from Bacillota bacterium.
CACTCTCTGCCTTCCAGGGGCGAATCCTGATTCTGGTGTTTGCAGCCCGTGCATCCACTTGGAGAGCACCACTGCCATAGTAGTTTAGGGGAATTTCCCGGCCGGGGGACAAGGGAAAATAAATTGTCTCCCTGCCGGGAACTATCACCTGCATTTGGTAACCATCAAAATCACCCAGCGCTGAAGGCACCGGCAGGTTGATTGTCCTGACGCTGATAGTTTTGGCCGCTAAATCCAGGGTGGCATTGCCCCTGGCTTTACCGGAGGGCGGTTCAGCCGCTTCTGTTGGAGCTAAGAGCTCAATCTTCATCCTGTTCCCCGTAGCTCTCATCCTCACGTTTATGACCCGGATTGGGTACACATAAAACGTCGCAAGGGAAGATTACGTTGGGATTGGGGATGTGGGGGTTGGCGGCAATCAGCGCGTTAAGGCTGACACCAAACCGTTGGGCAATCAGGAACATGGTGTCGCCCGGCTGAACGGTGTACCTACCCTGGAATCCGGGGGGACAGGTCGCCGGGACACGGCAGTCTTGAGCCGGCGGTCCTGGGACACACAGCACATCGCAGGGGAAAATCACGTTGGGATTGGGGATGTGGGGGTTGGCGGCGATCAGCGCATTGAGGCTGACACCA
It includes:
- a CDS encoding LysM peptidoglycan-binding domain-containing protein, with translation GVSLNALIAANPHIPNPNVIFPCDVLCVPGPPAQDCRVPATCPPGFQGRYTVQPGDTMFLIAQRFGVSLNALIAANPHIPNPNVIFPCDVLCVPNPGHKREDESYGEQDED